The window AacgagcaaatgtgttttagagggatgagacgtcctttcctgAAGCGTCAAACTAAATATGTCACCTGTCTTGGGTAGTTgcaactccttcagctgcacaGCTTCCAGAAAGGCTGCTCTCGTGCATCCTCGCCTAGAGTCCGATGATCTCCAGAACAACCAAGGAGCAAGGAAAGACATAAAATCAGGGCCGTGGACATGANNNNNNNNNNNNNNNNNNNNNNNNNAAACACTATTTTTGGTCATTTATACTAAGACCACTCACAGATTGGATTAACACCAATTCTGACCCTTGTTGGAAACCCATAGAACAGGACCTAGCATCACCATAGACTGGAGGATCTGATTTACTCTGCGTTCCTTTAAAACGGGCTAAGCTGCGGTTGGACCATAATGATTTTTTCTTATCAACGTGGCTCACCtttgagaagaaaaataagatCTCATGTTAATGGCACCGGAATAGCCCGTTTTAATAACTATTCTCTACtcacggggggggggttgttttgcATCCCCGGTATGGAGCTCTAGAGGTATACCTGTTTTAGCCGATGTATGTAATGAAAAGGGCTTCGTGATTTTAATGATCTGAGACAGTCTTACCAATTGCTGGAAcatctttatttctgtattttcaactaCGTTCATCTATGAAAGCATTGGAGTACCATGGGCTTCTGTCCTACTATCCACCCTTTGCACTCCATTTTACATAGTAGCAGTTGAAACAGAGGGGTGGTCTCCAAAATAATCTTTTGTTCGGGATGCCTCACAAAACTCTCCCTATTTCACGTGTGTGGGCCATGACCTACAACGTTACAATGAAAATGTCTCACTGGACTGGGATACCATTGGTCCTCGATTGGCCTTGCTTCTAGAATCCAAATCACCAACGATCATTTCAACTATATCTATAGGACTACCTCACTCCAGGAAACTTCTTATGAAACGCTTAACTTCTCCAATTTGTACCTCTGTTCAGATGGCTGTAGAGGTTCATACATGCATAGTACTGGGAATGTAAGGATGTGAAGCCTTTTTGGGGGGAGGTATGTGCCACTTTATTATTGTGTGGATTATATTGTACCGTGTTCTCCTGCTGTCGCTCTTGAATGACACTTCCCACTAAAGATGACATGTTGTAAAAAGCGTATGCTCTTACCAGCATCACCGCGGCCAAGAAAATGCTAGCTCTACGCTGGAAGCCTCCACATGCAATTACAATCCTCAATGGATTAACACTTACATAGACGTAGTTGAGATGGAGCTGTCAGTGGCAAGAANNNNNNNNNNNNNNNNNNNNNNNNNAAACACTTTTTTGGTCATTTATACTAAGACCACTCACAGATTGGATTAACACCAATTCTGACCCTTTTGGAAACCCATAGAACAGGACCTAGCATCACCATAGACTGGAGGATCTGATTTACTCTGCGTTCCTTAAAACGGGCTAAGCTGCGGCTTGGACCATAATGATTTTTTCTTATCAACGTGGCTCACCtttgagaagaaaaataagatCTCATGTAATGGCACCGGAATAGCCCGTTTTAATAACTATTCTCTACtcacggggggggggttgttttgcATCCCCGGTATGGAGCTCTAGAGGTATACCTGTTTTAGCCGATGTATGTAATGAAAAGGGCTTCGTGATTTTAATGATCTGAGACAGTCTTACCAATTGCTGGAAcatctttatttctgtattttcaactaCGTTCATCTATGAAAGCATTGGAGTACCAGGGCTTCTGTCCTACTATCCACCCTTTGCACTCCATTTTACATAGTAGCAGTTGAAACAGAGGGGTGGTCTCCAAAATAATCTTTTGTTCGGGATGCCTCACAAAACTCTCCCTATTTCACGTGTGTGGGCCATGACCTACAACGTTACAATGAAAATGTCTCACTGGACTGGGATACCATTGGTCCTCGATTGGCCTTGCTTCTAGAATCCAAATCACCAACGATCATTTCAACTATATCTATAGGACTACCTCACTCCAGGAAACTTCTTATGAAACGCTTAACTTCTCCAATTTGTACCCTCTGTTCAGATGGCTGTATAGGTTCATACATGCATATGTACTGGGAATGTAAGGATGTGAAGCCTTTTTGGGGGGAGGTATGTGCCACTTTATTATTGTGTGGATTATATTGTACCGTGTTCTCCTGCTGTCGCTCTTGAATGACACTTCCCACTAAAGATGACATGTTGTAAAAAGCGTATGCTCTTACAGGCATCACGCGGCCAGAAAATGCTAGCTCTACGCTGGAAGCCTCCACATGCAATTACAATCCTCAATGGATTAACACTTACATAGACGTAGTTGAGATGGAGCTGTCAGTGGCAAGAATGCACAGTGCCGGGCCCGTACTATCTCAGCGTGGCATTCGTGTGATAAAGTTAAGAATTGCTGTAACTCAATATCTGTATTTACATGGTGGTTTTGTGGTCTGTTTATGGCCAGTAAAATTGGGTAGAGAACCGGGTATGAGGgattgggagggggggggggtcgctattgtgttgatttgtttatgtgtatgtgtgtgttgtatgcatatgtatgtgtatatgtataatatatatttatatgtatatatgtgtgtatgcatgtatgtgttatatatatatatatatatatatataatcttttttttctttttttttatgtatgtgattgttgtatttagtttgtttttgaggTGGTGATAAGCCGACAATGTATttggaagaaataaaaaaggtggtcacaaaaaaaaaaaaatcttgctgTAGTTTTGCCGTCTGCCCGACGATGGCGATGAGTCACTtcatgtcttgtgtgtgtgtgaagcaggAACAGTCCAGGGCTGAGCCTGGAACAGCTGTGTACCTGGGAGCAATAGAAATAGTCCCTGCATTAGTCAGGTTTCCACTTTAGCTTCACATTGCTAAATCACTATATGGAGGAATATGATTGGTCAACATGTTCCAACTGCTGGGATTTCTTGTAGTCTGATGGTTCCTTCTACACTTCACTCAATAGTCTGTGATATAGGCAGGGATAAGTTGTTTAGCCCGGTGGAAAGTGTCTTTTTGTTCGACAGGGGCCCGGCGGGGGCCGGTCACAGACTGATGGTGCACATGGGGGCGGGACTAGAAGGGGGGGCACGGGTACTGCTGGAGTAGCACACATGCTGCACATTTTAAATGGTCAATTCACTCATTATCAAGAAATCCACAGATCACACTGagaacacattttttgattGGGACTattcaatagaaaaaaaaatactaattaaAGCTCCTCATTTCAGTTACTTGGTCCATTTTATTTCCCTTTGTAGACGCATTTGAGACTGCAAAAACAAATTTCCTACCAGGTAACTATTGAAATTGAgtgaattaaataataaataaaaggtctgttttttacacagttaaatttactttttaagTCAGTACAAGAAAATTATAATCAAAACGTTAAGAAGGTGATCGCATCATACACTAAGATGCTGTCATTAGCAAATACTTTATTTAGCCTATTAGATTCTATTTTGGATAAaatacagacttttttttttacagcaaacaCATGTTAAAGCAAGAGGTGTCACTAATGTCGTGACTCTGTTCCACTAAAAGTGGTCCCATTAACATCTGGACTTTTCCTGCTATGATGTCAAAACATCTGCCAGGAAAACGGTCTGATGCCTGCAGAGAAGATGATTTGGTGTTTGGGCTGCAGCACAAAATGAACAGTGCATTTTACTTTCCAAGAACAGTTCAGCCCAATGGAAATACATCAGCAATAATTAAACTAATctaagttttgtattttgtgaaaTAGATAATTAGATGCAGCCTGCAATAACTTGTAATGCTTTGcttaatatatatactgtatgttatatatattttttattattctatctatctatctatctatatatctatctatccatcattACACTATcatcaaaagtttggggtcacttagaaatttccattgcactccattatagacaggataccagctgagatcagttgcgttgctttttttaaccaggccagcagttttcagattacattatgtccttgcataattgcaaaagggttctccaatgttgttctagttagtttttcaaaatgatattagattagtaaacaaaatgagcttttggaacattggatgaatggttgctgataatgggcaatgtagatattgcattaaatatcagccacccactcagatcagctggtattctgtctacaatggagtggtatggaaattttgaagtgaccccaaacctttgccacacacacacactcaggagtCAGTAACTGACATAACATTTCTAATAGGATCTCTAACTGCTCAGAGAACCAGTGACAGTTAGTCCTGAATGTTTCTTGCTGTGTGGTTGCATCACATTCGGTGCGGAGGAGGGGAGCAGCGGGGATTCTTACTGGGAGCGCTTCGGTGTGTTCGTTGGGCCGCCCGGAGCGCCTCCACGCTCAGCCGGGGCACCGCCGGCCTCACCGGGCCCGGACGGATCCCAGCATTCCACTGGGCCAGGCGCAGCATGCTCTTGGTGGTCTCCTTGGTGACGGGGGGCTCGGGACTGCGAGCAGCCCAAGAAGGTCGAGATTGGGTctcatgaggaggaggaggaggaggaggaggaggatgctgGGGTCTGCAGTTGGAGCTGAGGAACATCTGAAGCAAGAAAAAGACACAAGGTTCTCAGTCAATAGTCAGTGACTATTAAAATAATCGTCAACTaatttgataatcgattaatcgtctataatgaaaatgatctgattccagcttcttatgTTAACCAGTTTGAgtcatttattaattaaaaaataaataagaattctATAATTgtagcttgttaaatgtgaatatcttctggTTTCTTCACTCTTCTGTGACAGTGAAGTGAATGtcttttgagttgtggacaaaacgagacatctgAGGAAATTGTCTTggactttgggaaacactgatccacgtttttttgtcattttttgacataaaaagcaaacaactaatccattaatcgGGAACATAATTGACAAATTAATGGTTCTTTAGTTCTCAGAGAACGGGGGTTACTTTAATAACCAAAGGTTTAGAAAAATTGAAATTCAACATGATGTACAAGGATTTCGCCAAAGCCAGAATATTAAATGCCACAGTGTCCTCTAACTCACCCTCTCACCCCCATCATCAGCATCATTTGGCTCCCCCCCTCACCCGCCTCTATCCCCTCCCTCCCTGAGGAACCCATCATTAACATGCTATTCCTGTGTAAGCGATGCTCCATAATGCATGATGCCTGCTGGCTGCACAGTCTCCAgaggatccccccccccccccccccccccccccccgactcagACATGAGAGTACAGTCACAGCGGGGACATGGCAGCAGTGATGGATGCAGTGACTTTACCAGCGATTTGGCCTTGCGTATTTTATATTGTGCCGCAGACACCGTTTTCTGGCTCCTGTCGTCTGGCTGGGACGTGTTGCCGCGGCGGCCGGTGGAgcctctgcagagagagacagagagacagagagacgaggCAGTGAGCAAGGGGAGCAGCATGTTTTTCATCTTGGCTTTGGACTTATCTGCAGACGTCGGGGGTCAAAGACTACAACGTGCCTTGACCCTCTGCAGATAACGAACAGAAGAAAGCTTGAGAAGATGAATCATGATGTTTTTCTTCTCGCTCTCCGGTGCTCCTGATTTGGCCGGTTGCGGGTGGCCCAGCCTCCTATATTTGATATTATACATAATATTCATATggtgatggagtctaatcgcaaaagactttgtacattttattgagctgtacaataaaccttatttgcatatctgcaaacatgtctctcctatTTATTGTAATGTTCCTCATCAAGTCCTATTAATTACATGAAGTTTGTTTATGCCTTACATGGTAAATTTATTTCTTCCTTTAATTTGACCACTTGTCACGCCCCCCCCCGGTCTTACGCTGCTTCACTGGGCTCCAGGTTGTCCAGGTAGTTGAAGCGTAGTGTGTCTGTAGGACGTCTGTCGGAATCTTTCCATGGTGGCGGTGTAGTCGTCTGCTTCTCCTTTCTGAACCCCGTCCTGGAGGTGCCTCCACGTGTCTGGGTATTGGTGGGGGTGGTGGCGTGCTCGTCGCTGACTACGGCCAGTTCGGACAGAGCTCCATGTCTGCTGCTGATGGCTGATATGTGCGGAACCTCAGACTGCTGCTGGGATGAGAATAAACGTTACATTGTATTATATTTCTTCTGAATCAGAGTGCAGCATATGCAAGCAGATCCGGCCCTTGGCATAGGCTGTAGGGAAATGCTAGGGGTGTACAGATGAGTTAGAGATAAGAAAAATGTgccacaaatttaaaaaaatacgtTAAAGAACTTCAAAAGCATCAAGAAGAAcgtcaaaaagaacattaaaaagaaTGTCAAAAAGAATATCAaagcattgagaaagccatcaaaaatgtcaaaaagttagCCTACAATAaccatcaaaagaaaaaatggcGTAAacgacaaaaaaattgaaaagaacGTCAAAAGaaacgtcagaaaaagtgactaaaagatcaaaagaaatgccaaaaacgTCACATAAAGCGACAGAAACAGCTGAAATCTAGCCCAGGGCACCAAATTGGTTTCACAGCTCTCAGTCTTTGAGATGTGGACCATGTTTGCAGACTGAGCTGATTGTGGATCTGGTCTCCTGACCTGCAGCGCGGTGACTCGCAGCTCCTGCACCGTGTGGACGTAGAGTCTCTTCCAGACGGCCTGCTCCAGCGGGGTCGGGGAGAAGTTGATGCACCAGCCGAGCCTCACGCACTTTGGCATCCACAGCTGGTCCAGTTCCACTATGCTCCTCCAGATCCAGCTCACCTGGGTAAAAACACCCAGAGTGAGTGGGTTGGACAGGCCAGAATTCTCCACTGGCTCAGTAATAAGGATCACACATTGTAATAGTGAAAACAGAAGATGGCTGTAGTGAAGATCCCTATTTTCTCTGATTTTGGCACTCACCTACCTCACTTCCTTTCCTCGCCTTTCTTCATCACTGATTTTATGCTTCCACCTAATTACCTGATTGCTTTCACTTGGTCACTCACTCTCTTTCACTCTAgccgtacgttcacaccgccaccgacttgagcgtctaaagttaccggaagtcattcattttcaatggaagccggcttctctcagctgcaaatCTGTTGGCGCTGCGTTTCAggcgttttgagcgtgttgagcgtcaatcatagaccgttaatattatcAATAATAAACGGTCTAtggcgtcaatcagaaagttgaaatttttcaactacgacgcggttcagcggcaagcagcggctaacgccagccgccaatcggaatgTAGACGTTCTTCgcgctggctgatcctggagaagcatacgatgtaatctttcgttcctaccaaaacatttatTCTAAAGACAAGCTCATgatcgccgttgctgggttaccttttgtttataatataacgttgtttgtacataggaacaaggtcactaggttagtctggcggctgctcgctctgcctgcacgccgctatggctcagcggctaacgagcgagctaactgctaacagactccttttgcgaccaattaatacaacttctgtcattatatatgtaatttataaaggtttctagtNNNNNNNNNNNNNNCGTGGCTGCGTGTGCTTCTCCCGGTCGAACAgaaaacgccgccacgtcagagcggccatagcgtcacaaagcttcccgtactttttgacaagcgtccatGGCGTGGCGGTggcggtggcggtgtgtacgtacggtaagTGGGGCAGAAGATGAGCCGTATTTTGCACTCGTAACACAACCATCTACCCGTGAAAGTCAAACCCCTAACTTGCTACCGTGAACTCGTACCAGATCGTTGTACTCCAGTTCCAGTTTTTAGACGTCACACCTATGTAAATGGGCTGTATAtggtgcttttctagtcttaacgactactcaaagctttTACAtcgtacaggaaccattcagcaatcacacactcacactcatttacactccgatggatCAGCCTCGGGgacaacttggggttcagtatCATGGGTcagcagggccagggatcaaaccgccaaccttctgattggcaggcggCTGTTCTACAGCATTAACAGGGCGACCCCGGTTGATTTTGTACAGACACCGGTGATTAACAGCgagataaacaaataaatacacataaatagGCAATTTAAAGTACTTAcgcacattgtaatcaaaacaatacaagtacaattgtgtactactaccggtttattaaatgaagcccaaaatatgcTAGAAATTGCTAGtatcagctagcgctagctaacgtcaGCTTTGGATAATCCTAGCTAGAGGGGTTTGTCgtgactttgcctggaacgctACCAAGTCGTGAGTCATGACTTGAAGTCGTAACTTATGGGCTAACGCAGCATAATTCTTAATCAACTTCTTTAACTGACAGCAATATTTGTCCTTGTGAGAATATTTGCCTATTTTTCCACCagcttgttttttgttgttgtagtccTTAGCATTTTTTAGTGGAAATAAACCTTTAAAGAAACAACATTTCACTCCAAATTAAGCTTTTTCTTCCACAGACAGCACTTTTTCTCAAACGCCTAAAGCGGCTCACCCACTCCCTTTTGAAATTCCTCTATTGATGTCACTGACTGAGAATGCCAGcccacttattattattttaagcaTCTTTTGGGGGTATTTTCAGCCTTTGTTTTTGCCATGATAGCTGAagtcatgaaaggggagagagagggggatgacatgcaacaaaggaccgcaggtcggagtcaaacccgggcctgctgcgtcgaggagtaaacctctacacatGGGCGCCCGAGTCCTCCGGAAATACCCATGAGTAGCACACAAAACACTGGGCACCCAGCCCATTTTTCTATGTGtgctgaccaatc of the Etheostoma spectabile isolate EspeVRDwgs_2016 chromosome 18, UIUC_Espe_1.0, whole genome shotgun sequence genome contains:
- the fbxo16 gene encoding F-box only protein 16 produces the protein MPVAPRSSAKMQTKLSAWTPLNHPESNSKVFEERRNLLAKWFARWSDSQRKALLQDLVLSCSVDQLLFLKLSVGRRLPLQAADFTRLLPRALCLYLFSFLDPRSLCRCAQVSWIWRSIVELDQLWMPKCVRLGWCINFSPTPLEQAVWKRLYVHTVQELRVTALQVSSSQQQSEVPHISAISSRHGALSELAVVSDEHATTPTNTQTRGGTSRTGFRKEKQTTTPPPWKDSDRRPTDTLRFNYLDNLEPSEAAGSTGRRGNTSQPDDRSQKTVSAAQYKIRKAKSLMFLSSNCRPQHPPPPPPPPPHETQSRPSWAARSPEPPVTKETTKSMLRLAQWNAGIRPGPVRPAVPRLSVEALRAAQRTHRSAPSTQLFQAQPWTVPASHTHKT